In Rubrobacter radiotolerans DSM 5868, a genomic segment contains:
- a CDS encoding DUF4126 domain-containing protein, which yields MEVLLAIGAAIGLASVSGLRAFLPIGIAGVFAMLGLYTLPAPYDVFAQPLPLLAVFVLAVVESLADKVPALDTASDLVTFPLRILSGAALFATATGAGLGTAAIPELVAGGGIAGAVAALKFVLRPSANVATAGVSAPFLSAFEDVVTLVGAVVAIFVPLLTLLFVAFLLFFFYRIRRRRGRKYEGLRILGD from the coding sequence ATGGAAGTGCTGCTTGCTATCGGAGCCGCGATAGGGCTCGCGTCGGTGTCGGGGCTCAGGGCCTTTCTGCCCATCGGTATCGCCGGGGTCTTTGCGATGCTCGGGCTCTACACGCTGCCCGCGCCCTATGATGTCTTTGCCCAGCCGCTGCCGCTCCTTGCTGTCTTTGTGCTTGCGGTCGTCGAGAGCCTCGCGGACAAGGTCCCGGCGCTGGACACGGCATCGGACCTTGTTACCTTCCCCTTGCGCATACTCTCCGGCGCGGCGCTCTTCGCCACGGCTACGGGGGCCGGGCTGGGCACGGCGGCGATCCCCGAGCTCGTCGCGGGCGGCGGCATCGCCGGAGCTGTGGCGGCGCTGAAGTTTGTTTTGAGACCCTCCGCCAACGTTGCGACGGCCGGGGTCTCGGCGCCGTTCCTGAGCGCCTTCGAGGACGTAGTGACGCTTGTAGGGGCGGTTGTCGCGATCTTTGTCCCGCTCCTCACGCTGCTCTTCGTCGCCTTTTTGCTCTTCTTTTTCTACCGGATTCGGAGGCGGCGGGGCAGGAAGTACGAGGGACTCCGGATTCTCGGGGACTAG
- a CDS encoding sulfotransferase family protein yields MSEKPTAEKPIALWAVPRSISTAFERYFVERGDFEVLHEPFGQSYYYSDERRSERYADEASPENGYDRVLEEVLRPREKRVFLKDMAYQAKPLIERDGQEFVSKFVNTFIVRDPKYVITSLAKMWPDFTLEEAGYDDVYKLFRMVVAGGEEAVVVDAMSFTEDPAGVMSRYCEKVGVPFEEGSLSWEERRVEQWESWDGWHEAAERSTGIKPATRKDPALSVELLEIYEACLPAYYKLAASAIPANITRR; encoded by the coding sequence ATGTCAGAGAAACCAACAGCCGAGAAACCGATAGCCCTGTGGGCGGTGCCGAGGTCTATCTCCACCGCCTTCGAGCGTTACTTTGTCGAGCGGGGGGACTTCGAGGTCCTGCACGAGCCGTTCGGGCAGTCCTACTACTACAGCGACGAGCGCCGCTCGGAACGCTACGCCGACGAGGCGAGCCCCGAGAACGGCTACGACAGGGTCCTTGAGGAGGTGCTGCGTCCCCGGGAGAAGCGCGTCTTCCTGAAGGACATGGCCTATCAGGCGAAGCCGCTCATAGAGCGCGACGGGCAGGAGTTCGTCTCGAAGTTCGTCAACACGTTTATCGTGCGCGACCCGAAGTACGTCATTACCTCGCTCGCGAAGATGTGGCCGGACTTCACCCTAGAGGAGGCGGGCTACGACGACGTCTACAAGCTCTTCAGGATGGTCGTCGCCGGCGGTGAGGAAGCCGTCGTAGTGGACGCGATGAGCTTCACCGAGGACCCGGCGGGGGTGATGAGCCGCTACTGCGAGAAGGTGGGCGTGCCGTTTGAGGAAGGTTCGCTCTCGTGGGAGGAGAGGCGCGTCGAGCAGTGGGAGAGCTGGGACGGCTGGCACGAGGCCGCCGAAAGGAGCACCGGCATAAAGCCCGCGACGCGCAAGGACCCGGCGCTCTCGGTCGAGCTGTTGGAGATCTACGAAGCGTGCCTCCCGGCGTACTACAAGCTCGCCGCGAGCGCTATCCCGGCGAACATCACCCGCCGCTAG
- a CDS encoding glycine--tRNA ligase: MSETVTMEKIVSFCKRRGFIFQSSEIYGGIRSAYDYGPLGVEMKRNVKDEWWRTMVHTRDDVVGVDAAIIMHPRVWEASGHVGTFNDMLVESRTSGRRYRADHLIEAATGRDDIEGLSAEEMTEIIQTDERVKDPLDGGRDFAPVRPFNLMFETYTGPVKSPENIAYLRPETAQGIFTNFKNVLDTSRVKVPFGIAQQGKSFRNEITPGNFIFRTREFEQMEMEFFVEPGTDEGWHEYWLEERWRWYTDLGLNPDNLRRYEHPKEKLSHYSKRTVDIEYDFPFSGWSELEGIANRTDYDLKRHAEFSGQKLEYRDQQANRSYVPYVIEPAVGVDRITLAFLVDAYREEEVEGETRTVLKLHPRLAPVKAAVFPLTKKEPVSTVAKKLYDDLKGDYRIAYDDGGSIGRRYRRQDEAGTPFCVTVDFDTLEDKQVTIRDRDTMQQERIPIEAVRDRLKALISG; this comes from the coding sequence ATGTCCGAGACCGTAACGATGGAGAAGATAGTCTCCTTCTGCAAGCGCCGGGGCTTTATCTTCCAGAGCTCGGAGATCTACGGCGGCATCCGCTCGGCCTACGACTACGGCCCTCTCGGGGTAGAGATGAAACGCAACGTCAAGGACGAGTGGTGGCGCACGATGGTCCACACCCGCGACGACGTTGTCGGGGTGGACGCGGCGATCATCATGCACCCGCGTGTCTGGGAGGCCTCCGGGCACGTCGGGACCTTCAACGACATGCTCGTCGAGAGCCGGACCTCGGGACGGCGCTACCGGGCCGACCACCTTATCGAGGCCGCAACCGGGCGCGACGACATCGAGGGCCTGTCGGCCGAGGAGATGACCGAGATAATCCAGACCGACGAGCGCGTAAAGGACCCGCTCGACGGAGGGCGCGACTTCGCGCCGGTCCGTCCGTTCAACCTTATGTTCGAGACGTACACGGGGCCGGTGAAGTCGCCGGAGAACATAGCCTACCTCAGGCCCGAGACGGCGCAGGGGATCTTCACCAACTTCAAGAACGTCCTCGACACGAGCCGGGTGAAGGTCCCGTTCGGCATCGCCCAGCAGGGCAAGTCCTTCAGAAACGAGATCACCCCCGGAAACTTCATCTTCCGCACCCGGGAGTTCGAGCAGATGGAGATGGAGTTCTTTGTCGAGCCCGGCACCGACGAGGGCTGGCACGAGTACTGGCTCGAAGAACGCTGGCGGTGGTACACGGACCTCGGGCTGAACCCCGACAACCTCCGCCGCTACGAGCACCCGAAGGAGAAGCTCTCCCACTACTCAAAGCGCACCGTTGACATCGAGTACGACTTCCCCTTCTCGGGCTGGTCGGAGCTTGAGGGCATCGCCAACCGCACCGACTACGACCTGAAGCGCCACGCCGAGTTCTCGGGCCAGAAGCTTGAGTACCGCGACCAGCAGGCGAACCGCTCCTACGTCCCCTACGTTATCGAGCCCGCCGTCGGCGTGGACCGCATAACCCTCGCCTTTCTCGTGGACGCCTACCGGGAGGAGGAGGTCGAGGGCGAGACGCGAACCGTCCTGAAGCTCCACCCGCGCCTCGCCCCGGTAAAGGCCGCGGTCTTCCCGCTTACAAAGAAGGAGCCCGTCTCAACGGTCGCCAAGAAGCTCTACGACGACCTCAAGGGCGACTACCGAATCGCCTACGACGACGGGGGCTCGATCGGCCGCCGCTACCGCCGCCAGGACGAGGCCGGGACCCCCTTCTGCGTAACGGTGGACTTCGACACCCTGGAGGACAAGCAGGTGACGATCCGTGACCGCGACACGATGCAGCAGGAGCGCATCCCGATAGAAGCCGTCCGCGACAGGCTTAAAGCCCTTATATCCGGGTAA